TTCTGCAAGGCAACGAATCCGCTCAAGAGGGGCGGAATCTGCCGCCGGATCGCCTGCGGCAGCACGACCATGCGCAGGGTCTGCAGATTCGAGAACCCGAGCGAACGAGCCGCGGCGCGCTGGCTGGGGTGGACCGAGTCGATCCCGGCGCGAAAGGTCTCCGCGGTGTACGCGGACGAGGTGAGAATGCAGGCGACCGTGCCCCAGAAGATCGGGTCTTTCGGTACTCCCTGCAGCCGCAACGCCGGCATGCCGAAGCCGAGCATGAGGATGACCAGGATGGCCGGGGCGCCACGGAAGAAGTCGGTGTAGACAACGGCAAACGCCCGCAAGGGAAAGAGCACCGGGCTGCGCGTCACCCGGATGAGCGCGATCAGCAAACCGATCGCCAGGATGAACGGCTCGGCGATCATGAAGATCTTGATATTGAGCTTGAAGCCGTCGAGCACCAGTGGCCACGCCGCTTTGAAGTTCGGCCAGCTCAAAAATGCCTGCCGAAACGACTCCCAACCGGTCGAATTCGAAAGGATGAACGCCACGATTGCCAGCAGCACGATCGAGCTAACCAGCGCGATGGCTATCGACTTCCAGAGCGCGCCCTGCTTCCAGGGCGGTACAGGCGTCAGCAACACCTGGATTTGCTCCGGACTCAACTCACCAGGCGCGGACGTGGCCGGCGCGCTCATTGCTCTCTCCTTGTGGATTCCGGCGTTCGCTCGGCGATCGATCTGCTGGGCAAGCCAGCGACCAGGCCCGATCCCGAGACCGCAACTGAGTATCTCATTCTCGCGAATGGGCGATGCGCGGACAACCACGAACCACCATCCGCCCGACTCGACCGGAGTTCGTTCCTGGCGTCACAGCCACAGGCGTCGCGTCGATCGACCATCGGGGACGCAGAACCGCAGCGGCTACTTCGACGGCGACGAGCGCTTCGCCGCCGAACCGGCGCCGTAGACCGGATTGACCGGGCCAAGCAGGACGTCGACGAAACGGTCGAGGAAGCGCTGCAGGTCGGCCTGGGGAATGATGCGTTTGGCGGGAATACCTTCCGTGTCGGGGGAGGGCGACGTGCGCCCGACCGCACGATGCCTGCCGTTGTAGGGTTCGACCACGATGGGACGTTCCACCACGTCCAGCGCCAGCGAGGGATCGATCGCCAGCGCCGCCGCGAGCGGATCGTGCATCGAGGCCGACCAGCGGCCCAGCCGTTCCTGATAGAAGTTGCAGTAGTAGGGCAGGATGGTCCAGGCAAAACGCGCCTGCGGCGTGGCGCCGTTCTTCAGGGCATCGAGATGCCGATCTTCCAGCGCGGCCCGGCGAGAGAGATCGATCGGCGTGATCGTCATGGGCGTGTCGGAGGAGAGCACCGCACGGGACGCTTCGGGATCGAAGTAAACATTCGCGTCGTTGTAATCGGG
The sequence above is drawn from the Thermomicrobiales bacterium genome and encodes:
- a CDS encoding amino acid ABC transporter permease encodes the protein MSAPATSAPGELSPEQIQVLLTPVPPWKQGALWKSIAIALVSSIVLLAIVAFILSNSTGWESFRQAFLSWPNFKAAWPLVLDGFKLNIKIFMIAEPFILAIGLLIALIRVTRSPVLFPLRAFAVVYTDFFRGAPAILVILMLGFGMPALRLQGVPKDPIFWGTVACILTSSAYTAETFRAGIDSVHPSQRAAARSLGFSNLQTLRMVVLPQAIRRQIPPLLSGFVALQKETALVSVIGPLEATRQAQIYSGLYFNFTSYLTAAVLFIAITVPLARFTDYLVKRDARRRSAGGAY
- a CDS encoding nucleoside hydrolase, whose protein sequence is MTDRHAVVLDVDVGIDDALMILYLLSEPEVEVVAIGATHGNCSAADSARNALRTLEAVGVTTVPVALGPESPLDPPLAAPQVHGYDGLGDIGLPEPVGQVSGESAIDQLVRLGAERPGELDLITVGSLTNLAGALRKDPESLKRYRSVTYLGTLSDYPDPPPVPDYNDANVYFDPEASRAVLSSDTPMTITPIDLSRRAALEDRHLDALKNGATPQARFAWTILPYYCNFYQERLGRWSASMHDPLAAALAIDPSLALDVVERPIVVEPYNGRHRAVGRTSPSPDTEGIPAKRIIPQADLQRFLDRFVDVLLGPVNPVYGAGSAAKRSSPSK